CCAAAGTGGAACAGCTAAATTGGAGTTCCAGGTTATCAATCAACGCGCTGATTTTGCTTTCGCCTTGTTTACTGGCGGAATTTCTAGTGTGAGTTCATATTTTCATTTGTGTTATCTATCTACGTTACTCGAACTCTTATATTCATATCTGACTCATATGTGCGGTTAAGTCTATCCATTACAACAAATTTAATATTGgggatttagtggcattaaaaaatgtcactgatttatatttttagtgtaataattattgatttttattttaacctccactataaagtgatttagtgacactttattttgGCCTTTAGTggtatatgtaattgttactataattTATTGGGACAtatatgagaaatgtcactagattctATGTCGCGAAAaaactttagtatgattttttattatgctgctaaaaggtctaataaatgtcactaaatacattatatatactattagaaatttaaaggagtgacatttaaattaaatatcgctaaacatatcccactaaaagcaaattatgttataGTGATCCATGTCTGAGTGTCAAGGGTTAGACACAGATACTTGAAGTAAAATGAAGTGTCTGCTATAATCCTATAAACATGGAGTTACAGTTTAATGCTTCTTTTCTTTGTGATTATAGCCAAAACTGGTAGCAATTTCAGAACCTATGTCTGTCTTTCCGAACCCAAAAGCACCCCTTTATCCTCGACTTGCAATGGGCGAAACTTCGGATGTGGTAAGTTATTTGCTGAAGTCGATTCTATTAGCTTAAATATTGtaagaatgaacatgtaatAGATTTCATCAATCGGGTTTAGTAACATACAATTTTCTTGATATTGGACTGTACTTTTGTGGCACACAGATGACAGTAACATGGACTAGCGGCTACAACATTGGTGAAGCTGTTCCTTTTGTCGAGTGGGGAGCTCTCGATGGGGAAGGGGTCACCTTCCGATCACCAGCAGGAACCTTTACATATACTCGCAACCAAATGTGTGGTATGAATGAATCTAGAATGGTAGTTCGAAATTTCATTCGATGTTTAACCCGCTAATTGAGCTTGTTTCGTTATTGTGAAGATAAACCCGCACGAACAGTTGGCTGGCGAGACCCTGGATTCATACACACTAGCTTTCTGAAAGATTTGTGGCCTAATACAAAGTATGATACTCTTGTAGAACATATCTCATTTCGCGCTACTTATGCCCAATCGCCTAGCGTCTTACTTGTGATCGATGTTTGTCGTGCAGATACACTTACAGGATGGGTCATAAGTTACCAAGCGGTTCCATCGTTTGGAGTAGAAAGTACATATTCAAGTCACCTCCTGTTCCCGGAGAAAGTTCTTTACAACGCGTTGTGATTTTCGGAGACATGGGAAAGGTACATACAACAGTTCCTATGAATAAACACCAACAACATGTTAAATGTCATCACCCCAATGTCAAGTGGCTTCCGACTTCTCCTTTAGTGGAGTCGGGTCACATGTATGTAGACTTACCCTTATAAAGAAATTCCTCCTGGTTCACCTTAATTGTAAATATAATTCGcaactttcacataaataaaaagtgtaaGTTATCGTAAATGACATTTTGATTTCTGATTGAATATGAAGGGTGAAAGCGATGGATCAAACGAGTATGCTGACTATCAACCAGGAGCACTGAACACTACAGACCAACTCATTAAAGATGTAGATAACATTGATGCAGTTTACCTTATAGGAGATCTACCTTATGCCAATGGTTATATTTCACAATGGGACCAATTTACCGCCCAAATCGAGCCTATTGCCTCGGTTAAACCTTTCATGGTTGCAAGGTTTGTGTTCCGTCATATCACTTATTTTTGTTGAACCTTTTATTTAAAGGTTTTTGACTATTAAGGGTTTTTTCTGATGATACCATCTGTGTATCTTTCTCgggccgagggactctttgaccgcactctcagTCGATAAATCTAAGATATGCTATGTATCTAACAATCGCATTATTCAGTGGCAATCATGAACGTGATGCACCAGACTCGGGATCTTTCTACACATCAAATGACTCTGGTGGCGAATGTGGTGTTCCTGCGGAAACAACATTCTATGTTCCTGCTAAAAACCGAGCAAAGTTTTGGTATGCGTCTGATTATGGAATGTTCCATTTTTGCATAGCGGATACAGAACATGATTGGAGAGCTGGAAGTGAACAATACAAGTTCTTGGAAAAGTGTCTTGCATCAGCAAATAGACATAAGCAACCTTGGTTAATCTTCGCCGGTCATCGCCCTCTCGGTTATTCCTCGAACAATTGGTTTGGTATAGAGGGTTCCTTTGATGAGCCTATGGGAAGAGATGACCTTCAAAAACTCTGGCAAAGATACAGAGTTGATATTGCATTTTTTGGTCATGTTCATAATTATGAAAGAACATGTCCTGTTTATCAGGTATATTTTTCATCTATAACTACCAACCTTACTTCCCTCTCCAGATCCTGATCATAGTtcttatgagcgggatacagtGGGTAGGATAATGATGATGAGCTACCAACCTTTCTTAAAGTAGGTTATACGTGTTGGGATAGTTTATCCCACATcaatgaattaaagatggtgtgcacactGTATATGTCATTGGAGCCTTTCCTTCCATTGTCATATGGCTTTAGGATGGTATcttcttggcttatgaagtgtgtgcacctcgtgtttccTCGATTATATGTTAGCATTGACAATAAGTCTAACTAAACTTAACAGAACAAATCCTATCTCGTGACTTTAAGGTCACATGTTTTAGGGAGTCGGGGTTCTTAAAAAGCTAGTTAGTGTAACCTATACGAGATCCCAGTTAAGTATGTACCGTtaacctttaaaaaaaaaacttatcatACTAATATGCAAAGgtaaagtttgaaatttttttatatgggTGCAGAACCAATGTGTGAAAAGTGGGACATCTCACTTTTCAGGAGTGGTGAATGGTACCATTCATGTAGTCGTGGGTGGTGGTGGTGCTCATTTGAACGAATTTAGTCCCGTTAAAACTAGTTGGAGTATATACCGAGACCATGATTTTGGATATGTAAAGCTCACAGCGTATAATCACTCGTCGCTCAAGTTCGAGTACGTGAAAAGTAGTGACGGTAAAGTTTATGATTCATTCACAATCTCTAGGGATTACAAAGACGTCTTGGCATGTGTCCATGATAGTTGCGAACCGTACACTTTGGCTTCGTAAGATGCAGGACCGAGCTTCGATTGATCAAATGTAACATGAGGCGATGAATAAGCTTGTGCATGACTAGATTTTGTTTAGGTATTTATGTTTTTTAgtttagggtcattttgagaCTTCTATTGTGCATGTGTGGTATGTTTGTAAGGCTAATTTAGCTTCTATGAAGCCAGATTGGGATGCTTGATCTATGTAGTacttcttttaaataataaacattaataaaataaagtactAAAATTATGatgaataacattaataatgtctaaaatttgtgatataattag
The Amaranthus tricolor cultivar Red isolate AtriRed21 chromosome 11, ASM2621246v1, whole genome shotgun sequence DNA segment above includes these coding regions:
- the LOC130827756 gene encoding nucleotide pyrophosphatase/phosphodiesterase-like, producing MSKIITKFVYVKIVVLQIILLLNLVSSYNAKHSKHGVQPLSHINILSTKLALHPKASIQVSPILMHTSQDYDYIRPITITATSANPSIDDWVGIFSPSIFNASTDCAVVGDWHVEEPTICTAPIKYQYTNYSNPNYLQSGTAKLEFQVINQRADFAFALFTGGISSPKLVAISEPMSVFPNPKAPLYPRLAMGETSDVMTVTWTSGYNIGEAVPFVEWGALDGEGVTFRSPAGTFTYTRNQMCDKPARTVGWRDPGFIHTSFLKDLWPNTKYTYRMGHKLPSGSIVWSRKYIFKSPPVPGESSLQRVVIFGDMGKGESDGSNEYADYQPGALNTTDQLIKDVDNIDAVYLIGDLPYANGYISQWDQFTAQIEPIASVKPFMVASGNHERDAPDSGSFYTSNDSGGECGVPAETTFYVPAKNRAKFWYASDYGMFHFCIADTEHDWRAGSEQYKFLEKCLASANRHKQPWLIFAGHRPLGYSSNNWFGIEGSFDEPMGRDDLQKLWQRYRVDIAFFGHVHNYERTCPVYQNQCVKSGTSHFSGVVNGTIHVVVGGGGAHLNEFSPVKTSWSIYRDHDFGYVKLTAYNHSSLKFEYVKSSDGKVYDSFTISRDYKDVLACVHDSCEPYTLAS